aaacctggaatttatatattcatttatgaaataccttttcaaacgaatgcaatgttacaatacgtatcacatagaggtcaaatacctcgcactgggaccagatgttgatgtattcgtccaggtggattaggacgggtcactacaattcaGGTCGggtctcaagtgttaaagttgttcctttagttcctagctacgttttggttgtagtggtaagtctcgaatccgaatttcattgtttaagattcttgTTTGAGTTTAGGGTTGTGCTAGTCAGGGTTCTAAAccacatttctcatgaaattgggggttttgttgtatgtaaTGTGTAAGAAAACCCgaatattgtgggtttagggtttgatgacgaatttggaagtatttgtcacgaatttgggtgttagtcactagtttgcaagtgtattggtggttttgatgttcttaagaacaagtttactagtcaaaatgggtgatgacttggtttggtgtcaaaatgagttttgagacaagttttggtgaatcaagtatgtaatactttatttaagtgttaattggtgtttttgaaatataatcactagccgttagtgattttggacgTTTTTTAGACTTATgtcaaatgggttgactttgaattgggtcaaaattgatgatgacactaattttggattaaatgaatgttaaacgcttttgttaagtattaaatgatgtttttgaaggtaattactcgcgagaagtaattttgggttaaagtgatatcttaacataagtcaaaggtagtcaaaagcaatatgggtcaatatagcacgtgttggagttttggtgtaattgacgtttgaaatgattactacctaagtagtaatttagtgttaaaacctaggtttggtctaattagtgtaaaagtatgatttaggttaaatcgtactttgttgtgttggtttgaattaccacccgaagtggtaattggtttgtgtccattaggtgattaaatgggcgggttttggcgagcaaggtatgatccctcggctaagggatgtttgtgccgagttctcttttagagaatggctatttatgtgtatattgtacctatgtgtgatataggtggttacttgctcggatttgaggacgaatatcatgttgtacatgacttgtgcgggcattccaaggtgagtggaataattatgcacgtatgtatataatgtatttatttgtgtagcgtgaatgtgggatagtcgcggtgttcaagacaccacattctacgtaacgagtgggattgtcgcggtgttcaagacaccactcatgggtttaattgacatgtgggaaagtcgcggtgtttaagacaccacattatcatgggagtgggattgtcgcggtgttcaagacaccactcatgggtttgattgacatgtgggattgttgcggtgtttaagacaccacattgtcatgggggtgagttagtcgcggtgtttaagacatcacctgggggattagtgattacgcggtttttaagtacactaatggatgttattaaCTCCGATGGTCTctcgcgagtaccgttcccttgtacgattggttaaccatgattgtgtgatttttgtattagcatatttaattgtgaactatatgctattggtattgctagctcattgtgaattgcggtttttggttTATGCATAacgtttgcatggttgttgaattgctagcttgtatgaggtattttgtaagtgattgcaagtaagtagattatatatgtatatgtataattattgcattcactaagcttcaagcttacccctctcgttgtttagctttttacaggtattgtgattgtgaagctagttagtcgttagactagatgcgtaggagcacttaggctcgatggggtagcttttgtattatcggacgcggattggggatgtgatagtctccgggattatgctcttggtatcgagtttggttattgagtattaacccgtattgcgtgtgattgagtcattattacaaatgcttttgtaatgcaTTAATTGTGTACCAAAGGTCGTTTTAATTTGTTAAACGTATCGAtacgatattatgtttttggttaaaacagagtcGAAAATGTaatgtattaatgggacctaacttataaaaaaaatgtttcgttttggtaaacggatttggggatGTTACAAGGATTtcacattttttttattaaattaatatataattatgatatcatcattatgaaaagtaaAAGGTAATTAGGTTAATGATGATATCATCATTTTAAAGttttaaataactatatatatatatatatatatatatatatatatatatatatatatatatatatatatatatatatatatatatatatatatatatatatatatataatgaataaatAATTCAATTTAATCATAAAATGACACCTAAGCAAAAAcctttttgatttatatatatgtgtatagatagatttatacatatatctatacatATGTATAAATCAAAAAGGTTTTTGCTTAGGTGTGATTTTATGATTAAATTGAATTATTTattcattataattatatatatatatatatatatatatatatatatatatatatatatatatatatatatatatatatatatatatatatatatatatatatattggtgtaTAATTATTTGATATGAGGTTTTTCGCAatcgttatttttaataataatagtatttatgacAATTTTTTAAATATTATTGAACTTATTAATATATACGAAAAAAGTTGGGACTATCCACGATATCTGACCCCTCATGCTCCTGAAAATCTCCGTCTTGACCTAAATAATGAGGgctcatttttacattttgaacaTGGCCATCAAAAATGATGAGACAGCCCTGAGGTTTGGTTCAATCACAACACAACTTTCACTCAGTCTTTTCTTTTATTTTGATAATCGAACATTAATTATTCAAAGTAATTGTGTGACTATTTTGGTTCTATCATTTTTTGCATCCAACAATTTTTTCTTGTTCTTACGTTTGTTTACAATAAACTCTCTGCTTCTCTCTattatttacatattaactaatagacaaaagttacgaatagtaatcaggggcattttcgactttttacctttttttcctttttaattttaactaaatttcattttaccaacaaagccccccacacttttttgaaaatttcaaatcaaccctccaaacagggggtaaagtgtcaaataaccattttcataaaaaatcttaaataaactccacccaaatattcaacgggtcgtatcttctcactcgcaacgagttaaatttttccgacaccatcgttaaactcgaaataattttaggaacacaatgtcattagctatacgcaaaacggacgctttttgaaaaacgctaaatatttggggtacttttcatacacgttgattttgcgttaaatttttaaaagtcgacaattccatagcgaaacgcggagatgcacatatattgttaatttaaaataacatttaaatctctcacgggttataccttttagtttgactcgagttgcgcttcaacgacattatcgttagccacaaaataattttactaaaccataataaaatacattgaaaaccgaacccccggcgcgaagcgagggttcgataactagtttatataaaaaaaatatatatatatcttatgtcTTATCTTATTTACAATAAGTATATCAGCGGATATGAATGAATAGTAGTAATTGTAACATGATGACGTCAGCAAttttgtattttttattattttttttcatccAAAATTTTGGGCTCAAATGGACCTATCACCTCAATAAACAAATGTGAGCGGTCACTAAGTACAGTTTGCAACAAATACGCAAGCTTtacaaatttatttatttattcgtgTAAAACTTAATGATTGATTTAGTGATAGAGTGACAGTACATCCTTGGattatttaaattaaatgaattattttattataatttataaaatattactatTGGATTTTTCTAACAAAACCACTTAATGCTGCCGTTAACACGAATTGAATATTATTGAACCAAGAAATGTAACCAAAAATTTAATTTAATACGGAGTATAATCAACTGTTAAAGGTTGGCGTTGGGAAAAAAAATTGTTGTAGTAAAATATTTAATTTACTAtgtttattatttcaaatatattaaaagtaaaaaagtaaTTTATATCTAGaggtttaaaataaaggttagtctTAAACATCTTTTGACATTTCCATCATCTATTGCTAATTTTAAATTATTGGCATTTAAACTCATCAATCATATTTCTTTAACTGTTATATATGGCTATTTTTTTTACAATAAAAAAACACGATCATAAGGATTTTAAGTCAACAAGAAGCTCACCTAAGGACTACTTATAATAATTTGTCAAAATAAACAAAAGCTATTTAATGGTCATTGTCACCAATTTTGCCACATCTATTGTACATTTGTACGTATCAGATTTAATGGCAGTTGTTTTTGGCTAACCTAACACAGCAATGACAAATAGCTAGCTGTGAATTCCTTTTTCGTTTGTTCATTCCTATTCCTATTCCTATTCCTATTCCTATTCCTATTCCTAGTTAATATATAAGAGGAGGTCATTTTTGTGTTTAATCGACAAGTGTCATCACATCATTGGCTAAACATCCATCTTACTTAGTTACTTTCTCTACTCGTGCCATTCACGTGCAACATTTTTACATCCTAGCCTCTTCCACATGTTCTTTTGTTTTATTAACAGGTGGCctcttgttttatttttttttcatcccCCCTTTATTAAATGCCACGTTTTGTTATCACGCAGCTATGTGTATGTATGCATTAGCTTTCTTTAAAGCCGACACATGTCGATCGAGTTCATCAGATGACTCACCTGCAAGACCCTTTATCTGGGTGTCTTTCGAATTCATATTCGTTATGTTTTTCAGCCCTTAATTAAAATTGAATTTCGCTATTAGTTTTCTAAATCTTATTTCTGTCAATTGCATGATTGTTACTCGATATGTTACTTCAATTATTTCTCTTGCTTAATTTGTTTATCTCTGTACAGGGTTTCTAGGTATGTCTGTTCCTGATGAactcccaattgtaaatatttTGAAATACTATATCTTGCGAAAATGATAGATGACGAGGATGCTATATCTGTTGATTTTAGTTAAGGTTACTTTTATTCTTTAATTCTACTGTTTGGATTATgttaagcttttttttttttaacaactaTTTTTTATACTTTTAATTCATTATGTTTTAATTATACGTTGTGCAACTTGAGTTACTATTCGTCTTACCATAGAAATTTGACTTCTACTTTCTTTTAGTTTGTTTCACTTTGTATTGGGCAggagaaagaattgctgcaacaaCGTCGGCTCCAATACTGTGTATACTGTTGAACAACAGTTTTGGTAATATTGATTTAACGTTGAAAATATGAATCGTAACATAATGAATGTACAAGGTTTTCAAGATATTCGTTTTTGATGAATGTTTCGTTTATGTTGTTTCTTAGCCATTTGTATATACGATGTGAAGAGGTGTTTAGATCATGCTGAAGTTTTTACATTTTAGGTATCGAGGGTGACATATTTCCCCTTGAGGAGACGAAGGTACTAATGAAGTTCAATTTTATTATTCTTTCCTAATCACGAGAATgttttaacctaataattaatcatAGCTTCGTCTACTTTGTAGTATGGTTTCAAATTTTTTATGCATATATAACTTATCTGCACGTATCGGAACTTCCCCCTGATGTATAGAAGTATTATGTTGCTATTCAAACTATTATAGTGTATTTGTTACAAGCTTCAAAGATGTTACTTTTTGGTTGATTTATAACTAAATCGGTCGTGTATATGTTCTCTTCTTACAAAAAAATTAACTTTCGTGTCGTATCTATTTGTTTGTTAGTGGCGTACTATGAAGGAAGGAATATAATTCATCAGTATCGTGATGAGTTGCGTTCAATTGACCAAAGAAGTTAAGATACCACGTCAACTATTATGGGATGGGTTGTGCGTATGCACAGCCAAAAAACTTACTAGTATATAACATGATGCATACAGGAACTTTTGGTTGGCACACGTATCCTTGGGTAATTCTCCTAGGGTTTGGCAAGTAGGAAATTATTGGCTGCAGAGGCCTTACTCGTGGGCTTATTCAGGCCCATCGCATGAGCAGTTTAATAATTGTTATCCTTTTAGTAATTGGGCCGGATATAAATATGGTTGGGGTGAATGTTTTTTTTCTCAAGTTTTACTTCTTCTTGTGatgacaattttttttatttttttattttttttggtaagCAAGGAAACCCTAGGTCAGATCGTTCTCAACATTGTATGAGAACATATTACCCATATTCGGGGACAAGGGGTCTTCAACTGCTCTCCCGATCCCTTTCACCTAACCCTCGGATAGGTTTGAGTTCTGCGGGTAAAAGcgcctatgaacgagcacattggctccccaatagaaggtaaaacctcgggtaatcaagcctctcgagcgcgagacctggtaccgggtaatttgcacattatgcgcaccctctagtcacactctctttttgaacaatttggcatagccaatgATTGAACTcgagtggtgtgcttcattgggcaactcggtggccactcaggcaagcctgcttGGTTACAAGATAAAGGGGTAAACAGGACTTGAATCCCTTGTGATGACAATTGGTACATGGATACCGGGGCCACTGCTCATCTAGTCTCAGACTCAGGTAAACTCAACACTATTTTTAATAAAAGCATTGTACCATCAGTTATTGTCGGTGACGGTTCCACCATACCCGTATTAACATCTGGAAATGCCACATTACCCAACCCCTACTGACCTTTACACCTTCACAATATTCTTGTTACACCTAATATTGTTAAAAACTTAATTTCTGTCAAACAATTTAACAAATACAACAAATCTACTTTGAATTTAGACTTGGTGTCAGGAAAAAATCATGAACATAAATATCTTGTGTGCATAAAAAAATATGGAGATTTGGCTTACCATAATGTAGTGTCGGAAAAATATCCACTGGAAAATGGTGAAAGTCCACGTCGAAAGGATAAAGTATGAGATTGGAAACAAAGGGAATCTCTGCAAATAGAAAACCTTTTTCAGTCAAATTTGAAAATAGGAAAATTTCGAAGCTTGTATTAGAAAAATTGACATACCAAGTTATTAATGTTGTCTCAATAAACACGAGATTCACCAAGTGTACACATGATTTAATCTGCACCATAACAGGAtagttaccaaaaaaaaaaaaaaaaggcatgtatatgtatatatattattatttgaacAAACAATTCGTAAACACAAACTAACCAGATCCATACTAGACTTTTTTCGGATAATAACTCGAATCTCGATAGCCCAAACGATAGAAAGCGTAAGCACAATCACACCTTACTGCTTCGGAAAAACAAAAAATGGTTGTTGCACTTATTATTTAATTGAGAAAGAAAAAATCTTGTTAGGGAGAAACCTGAATATTATCTGCAATATGATAGTGCTCGAGGTCGTTCCCTTTGACCAATAAAATCAAAAGAATTATTAAAATTTGTTAAATTTAGCTACTTCATAGCTGGATCTTATAGTAAATAATTTGACAAACGAAATCATTCACTCACCAGCATCTCGGAAATGCTTCTTGCAGCCATATACTGACAGCACAAATCCTATCTGCAATTAAATAAGAAGTACATCAAGAATGTAAGAAATgtaattgtataaaataaaatgaaaatataaaatgagAGCTAAGAGGGCGTGCTCAAGTGGAATTCGAGCAACTTACAAATGCGCTAAATACGGAGTATGTATGAAAAGCTGATAGGGTTCGAGATGAATGGTATTGGAACCTTGCAAATACAGGGAAATTTCACTACAAAAAGATTGGCGAGTTTAATTGATGACATGACTCTGCTGGACAACCGAACTAGGATCGAAACTCTAAAAAATTATTTGGTCCCATGTAAAGTCGAGGTCTTCACGTGGAGGGTGTTAAAAAACGACTCCCAACGCGGGTTGACTTAGACAAATGCAAGATTGATTAGATTCGGTGCGGTGTCCGGTTTGTGATGATGGAATCGAAACCATCGGGCACTCTCTCATTCTCTGCCGTCACGCGTTGGACGTATGGGAACGAGTGTATAGATGGTGGGGATTTGTATCGGTGACAAACCTAAGTTTAAATGAGTCTCTTCCCGGATCTTGTAATCGATTCTATCTTCATTAGGGATACTTTTGTGGCAAGCGACGGAATGGGCGTGTGCCTACTTGATATGGCGGAATCGAAACCAAAAGGTTTTTTCGGGCAAGTGTTGGAACGGACCGGCGACACTCATGAAAATTCAACTCACAACGTTCGAATGGTTCTCAAATCGGGTTAAAAGCTTGAAGATCGAGTGGTTGGATTGGTTATCCAATCCGTGTTCTTTTGCAATTTGATGTGGTTGTATGTTTATGTTAATAAATATTTAGTTTGGTTGGGATCTTACCAACTTAGCTCTCGAGTATCTGTGTAACAGCTTCGATGTAATGGGCTGGGCTCCCATTTAGCCCTTCATGTTTATATAATGTATCGCTTTtcggaaaaaaaaaaaaggaaaatgaTTTTTTGAACTACCAAATCCCCCTACCAAATAGGATTTTGACAAGTGTATTTTCTTTTTGATTATTATATAATCTTTTATGTTATGTTATGTCTAATATACCCATTCCACTAAATTAGGAAACAAATTCCCGGAGCACGATTAATACTGTTTGCAATTAATtagaattatttatattttttttttcagcaAAAAAAGAAAATTTATATTTATGTTTCCCGGAGAAAAAAAAAACCCCTAATAATATATTTTGGGTATAGGGCTATTTTACTGACTGCACTTTTCTTTGACATTGATAATTGCTAAAAAGCTTCCAGGTATCATCCAAGAACCTTTTTTTATATTCATGTCCACTAGtaagttgtatttaattatattataGAATTAATAGAATCGTTGTGTTATCTTTTTTTGACTACATGTTATGATAATATTTAATTTAAagttaaattaatatattaattgtaagTTTTATGTATTGCTCTCTGATTTAGATTTAGCATTATATAATTGTTTGatgattaaatattattaatttctaAACCGAGCACTTGTACGAATAGTTTATGTTGTTCATTGAAAGTCTACTTTATTGCACTTGATATTTGTATTAGATAGATTGCTAGTGTAGCCTAATTAATTTTTCGCTTGATATATCTAGCTCGTAAAATTATTAGATACTAATATGATCTTTTCGTTCATATTTAGTAATGGCAGATTTGCATGTGGAATCGACAGTTCAAGATAACACGGATCATAGTCCTCAAAATAACGAGGATGTACAAAAATGTCATGTAGTCGTTCCCACTACTGGGATGAAATTTGAATCGGAAGATGAGATTTATAGTTTCTACAATAATTATGCCTACCAAATGGGTTTTGGAGTTCGTATATCAAGTAAAAGGAAAAAGCCTCATAAAACATACTATGCGCTTGGATGTCATAAAAGAGGTGTCTATGAGTCAAAGGCCGAACCCAGCAAGCAAAGCAAGTCTTGTAAGACAGATTGTCCAGCAAAAATTAGTGTGATAGTTGATTATGATGGAACATGCACCATCTCATGTGTTTCTTTGGAGCATAATCATGCTTTAAGCCCCAAAAAATCAGGATTTCAACGATCTCATAAGAAAATTGATTCGTACTCTAAGAGAAGACTTGAGTTAAATGATAGTGCTGGAATTCCACTAGCAAAAATTTTTCATTCCCTAGTAGTTGAAGCTGAAGGATATGAAAACTTGGCATTCGGTGAGAGAGATTGTAGAAACTACATTGCAAAGGCAAGACAATTAAGACTTGGGAAGGGGGATGCCGAAGCACTACGTGATTATTTTGTTCGTATGCAAAAAAGAAGTACAAATTTTTTTTATGTGATTGATATGGATGATGAAGGACGTTTGAAAAATGTATTTTGGGCCGATGCAAGGTCTAGAGCAGCATACCAGTCATTCGGAGATGTCGTGTCTTTTGACAGCACATATTTGACTAACAAATATAATATGCCTTTTGCTCCTTTTGTTGGAGTGAATCACCATGGACAATTTATGTTATTTGGGTGTGGTTTAGTTTCACGAGAGGATACGGAAACGTATGTATGGTTATTTAAGTCATGGTTAGAATGCATGGATGGACATGCACCAAAAGCAATAATAACAGACCAGTGTCGAGCAATTCAAGGAGCTGTGGCACGTGTATTCCCCGATTCTCTTCATCGTCTTTGCCTTTGGCATATTATGAAAAAGGTCCCAGAAAAATTGGGCAAGTTGAATCAATATAAAGCAATAAAGAAGACATTAAAATCTCTTGTATATGAGTCTATATAGTCTCAAGAGTTTGAGGATGGGTGGTCCCAAATGATAAAAGAGTACGCCCTTGATAAGAATGACTGGTTATGCTCATTGTTTGATGATCGAAAGCGTTGGGTGCCATTGTATGTCAAGGTAATATTTTGGGCAGGGATGTCTACTACACAAAGAAGTGAAGGTATGAATGCTTTCTTTGACGATTACGTTAATTCTAAAACATCTTTGCGACAATTTGTTGAACAATATGACAATGCACTAAAAAGCAAGAAAGAGAAAGAAACTAAGGCTGATTTCGACTCTCTCAATGCGTCATATAAATTGATGACTGGATTCCActttcaaaaacaatttcaagcATCCTACACTAACACGATGTTTAAGTTAGTTCAGATTGAGCTACAGTGTATGCTGTTTTGCAATCACTCACTACTAAAAACACACGGTACAATATCTACGTTTAATGTTACGGATAATCTCCGAGGAAAACGTGGAGAATTGAAAAGAAAAGTTGTATACACCGTGAGTTTTGATGAAGTTGGATGTGATATTCAATGTTCTTGTCATTTGTTTGAGTTTCGGGGGATTATTTGTAGGCATATGATGAAGATCTTGATTGAAAAGGATGTTAAGGAAATTCCTTCGTGCTATATTTTGTCTAGATGGAGAAAAGATTTAAAACATCGACACTACCACGTGATCAATTGTTACGAAGATTTGAAGAGTGGAGGGCACGCTAAACAATTTGAACAATTGTGTTCTTCTTTTTATGAAGTTGCACATATTGCTAATTCACAAGAAAAATATGATTATCTACTAAAATGTATTGCTTTGGCAAAAGAAAAGTTGTCTGATGATTCGAGTTGGAGTGTTAATACCAACACAAATACTATATCACAAGATGCTCATATTGTTTCGGAGCCGAAGAAACCCTTATTACCGCCCGCACAAGTACGTAGTAAAGGGCGTCCACCAACAAAGAGGAAGGAATCAAAGATAGAACAGGTTACAAAAAAGAAGAGAAAGACAAATGTAAGACCATGCTCATATGTTTTATTATCTTTTATATTAATATGGGtgatgttaaaatacaatgcaaatttagaataatatggaattagtaaatgtatatgggtaaaatatctagatattaatatgtatatgaaaaatatctagatattaaaatgtatagaaaaatctaaatatttatatgtgtaagaaatatctagatatttatatgtataaaatatctagatatttatatatccatggaaatatctagtttctagaaacttccatggagtagtataaatataggtggtgggttcatttgtgtaaggtgtgagtaagttgtgagagtgaaataagaagtgagttgtgaagaagagaagaagagtgtgagttagcgaaagtagagaagataaagctttgagtctagtatagtctagatcctctatagtggtgtgttgggctcgtcgaagcttccaacaattggtatcagagcgggtcgttcgggaccattgctagtggaggtactcatcggtaaacgttggacgtttacatcgtcttGTTAACACCAAAGCCCTAAGGGAAATTCTGtcagagcacagttaggaactgtgaaagctcattggtctgtgaccaagcttattggacgttggacgtcatgatggcagatcttacaagtacgagcagtggaatcaagagtctcaataaccacaactatggttattggaggacctgtatagaatcctacctacaaggacaggatttatgggaaatagttgccggcagtgacacaacgcctccaccgaaagaaaatgctgaagccttgagaaaatggaacatcaaggccgggaaggctttatttatattgaagactacaatcgaggaggatctattggagcacatccgtgacgagaaaacaccgaaggcagcttgggaaacttttgacaagttattttcaaagaagaatgaagcacgcctccagctcttggaaaatgagctcgcgggtatctcacaaggaagtctgtctatttctcagtatttcaccaaggtgaaatcaatttgccgtgagatatctcaacttgctcctgaagagaaagtgagtgatgcaaggatgaagagaattatcatccatggcttaaggtccgagtataatggatttatagccgctgtgagaggatggcctactcaaccatcattaatagagctggagaatttgttggctaatcaagaggcattagccaagcaaatgaatgaagtaaccataaaagacggagaagaagcactcttcaccaataagaagaaagcaacatctcgaagacaagaggcgattaaagaaagtcagacatatggatggaagagtcacccaaagtcaaaaggcaacgcttcagggggagctcggggagctcaacaaggaagaagagatcattgcCAACAACATggagaaaatgataagagaaagaatggtgaatgcttcaattgtggcaagaagggtcattttgctcgagattgtaaattccccaaaaggcgaacttttgaaggaaatgtggccaccgcaagagatgagaagaaagaggtcacatttgaagcaaccattaatgaggaaacatgggatgcagaagctggatttTCTGTTGAAGCTggcatggatgatcaagctcttgcagcaaccttaaagtcaacaataaactacaaagatgattggatcatcgattctgggtgctcaaatcatatgaccaatgatgagacgaagctgcaagaaatggatgattacaaaggaaagagagtcgtgttgacagccgacaattcaaggttgtctatttctcacattggaaagataataattccaaatgaaggtagctctcataagctccaactcgagaaagcGTATCTTGTCCCTggtctaaagaagaatttactgtcagtaccacaattgacagcagaagggaattatgtgctctttggaccagaagatgtgtccgtattcaagagagtgaaggtgtaatgacccgaaaatttgcgactaaatttaaacttaatctttaaaggattaatgatttcgacacgataaacaaagtctgtaaaactgaatctcaaaatttttgaactattcaagtacccttcgattttctcaacgattcgcgaacaattatatgtaaatagatacatatatatactataacttgaaaacgtaacaaagttttcattgcataataccgtacattaaacttattagtttatatatctaattgaatatatatgatttcaagttatttagtaaacgatagtaacattcgattattgatttgattgatatttagataagttaactaaaacgtttaagatgaaccagtaaaacactaatttg
The window above is part of the Rutidosis leptorrhynchoides isolate AG116_Rl617_1_P2 chromosome 1, CSIRO_AGI_Rlap_v1, whole genome shotgun sequence genome. Proteins encoded here:
- the LOC139865713 gene encoding protein FAR1-RELATED SEQUENCE 8-like, coding for MADLHVESTVQDNTDHSPQNNEDVQKCHVVVPTTGMKFESEDEIYSFYNNYAYQMGFGVRISSKRKKPHKTYYALGCHKRGVYESKAEPSKQSKSCKTDCPAKISVIVDYDGTCTISCVSLEHNHALSPKKSGFQRSHKKIDSYSKRRLELNDSAGIPLAKIFHSLVVEAEGYENLAFGERDCRNYIAKARQLRLGKGDAEALRDYFVRMQKRSTNFFYVIDMDDEGRLKNVFWADARSRAAYQSFGDVVSFDSTYLTNKYNMPFAPFVGVNHHGQFMLFGCGLVSREDTETYVWLFKSWLECMDGHAPKAIITDQCRAIQGAVARVFPDSLHRLCLWHIMKKVPEKLGKLNQYKAIKKTLKSLVYESI